A single window of Lutzomyia longipalpis isolate SR_M1_2022 chromosome 1, ASM2433408v1 DNA harbors:
- the LOC129789136 gene encoding uncharacterized protein LOC129789136 codes for MELVVPPELEELILCSCCHLPFNDTDATPKLFSCRHHFCLKCVNSVLLKGGELYCVHCWKRTELPAPDMKPENLPTYNAILYLASNLNLLNLKSKPPDKAAHQHHATTTGTIGNTLAAAAAAAAAANSTKMKKGENCMTHAMPNALWCLKCHTLVCRACAGSEEHRNHTVKTQIEARDAIRNDIATELLSMQKSLSEVQHLVLKQRDFLLKILEACTSLKTQVETELINHLPTFEIAEMRESLGKAKIYLNMLEQQTPADAYKLYTTLHLEKQRLQSKHQEMFLQCKLDDLIRNYGVLFDFELIKQALATLHSGETLNSITMNGMGHHNPILLLANYCISQLYSRHILTNKHSQALAAAAAASNGSVYHQPGTSQALTPSPHDPGTPHGKTFSDLTSPKNAPTQQQPLPPGAPQPPVGTGSSYGHHSDSLVPVAQGQPPQGANMRHSSYEMNGMAVPISIMQHLQQQQQLSNSQASIPSPQPPICTPTVHVYPIYFFNIEINGSPCGRILIEVRNDVAPKMAKNFGALATGELGFGYKGCQIFQCWENESIITGDFELNNGRGGRSVFEEGFFMPDDTKILAIRGSVGMRRSQKRHDNMGLVGSQFRIILREMRGFTGIFAFVVEGLDLVEKISQAGDSAGKPQSNVVIVNCGKLQ; via the coding sequence ATGGAACTCGTCGTGCCACCGGAACTGGAGGAGTTAATTTTGTGCAGTTGCTGCCATTTGCCATTCAACGACACAGACGCCACACCAAAGTTATTCTCATGCCGTCACCACTTTTGCTTGAAGTGTGTCAATTCGGTACTCCTCAAGGGTGGCGAATTGTATTGCGTCCACTGCTGGAAGCGCACTGAACTTCCGGCACCCGACATGAAGCCGGAAAACCTACCCACGTACAATGCTATTCTGTACCTTGCATCGAACCTCAACCTGTTGAACCTCAAGTCGAAACCCCCGGACAAGGCCGCACATCAGCACCATGCAACCACAACAGGCACCATTGGTAACACATTGGCGGCCGCGGCGGCAGCTGCTGCGGCCGCCAATAGTACCAAGATGAAGAAAGGTGAAAATTGCATGACACACGCCATGCCCAATGCACTGTGGTGCCTCAAATGCCACACACTCGTCTGCCGTGCATGTGCAGGAAGTGAGGAGCACAGAAATCACACGGTTAAGACACAAATTGAGGCAAGAGATGCAATACGCAATGACATTGCCACCGAATTGCTCAGCATGCAGAAGTCACTGTCGGAAGTGCAACACCTGGTGCTGAAGCAGCGTGACTTCCTCCTTAAGATCCTCGAAGCGTGCACATCGCTCAAGACCCAAGTGGAGACTGAGCTTATCAATCATCTGCCAACATTTGAGATTGCCGAGATGCGTGAGAGTCTGGGCAAAGCCAAAATCTATCTCAATATGCTGGAACAGCAAACACCAGCTGATGCATATAAATTGTATACAACCCTCCACCTTGAGAAGCAGCGCCTGCAGTCGAAGCATCAAGAAATGTTCCTTCAGTGCAAACTCGATGACCTCATTCGCAACTATGGGGTTCTGTTTGATTTTGAACTAATTAAACAAGCCCTAGCTACCCTACATAGCGGTGAGACACTGAATTCCATCACAATGAACGGCATGGGACACCACAATCCTATCCTCTTGTTGGCAAATTACTGCATCTCACAATTATACTCGCGACACATCCTGACCAACAAGCATTCACAGGCACTCGCTGCAGCAGCTGCTGCCAGCAATGGTTCAGTATATCATCAACCGGGAACATCGCAAGCTCTCACCCCGAGCCCCCATGACCCCGGAACACCACATGGGAAAACATTCAGCGATCTCACATCACCCAAGAATGCACCAACACAGCAGCAACCACTGCCTCCGGGAGCTCCACAGCCACCGGTTGGAACTGGTAGCTCCTACGGACACCATTCGGACTCCTTGGTGCCCGTTGCCCAGGGTCAACCACCACAGGGTGCCAATATGCGGCACTCATCGTACGAAATGAACGGCATGGCTGTCCCCATAAGTATAATGCAGCatttgcagcagcagcagcaacttAGCAACAGCCAAGCGTCCATCCCATCACCCCAGCCCCCAATTTGCACACCAACCGTACACGTTTACCCCATCTACTTCTTCAACATCGAGATCAACGGCTCCCCATGCGGACGGATCCTTATTGAGGTACGAAATGACGTGGCCCCGAAGATGGCCAAAAATTTCGGTGCTCTCGCAACGGGTGAATTGGGTTTTGGCTACAAAGGTTGCCAAATATTCCAATGCTGGGAAAATGAATCAATAATTACGGGTGATTTTGAGCTCAATAACGGCCGCGGTGGTCGTTCCGTTTTCGAAGAGGGCTTCTTCATGCCCGACGACACAAAGATTCTCGCCATACGCGGTAGTGTCGGTATGCGACGTAGTCAGAAGAGGCACGATAATATGGGCCTCGTTGGATCACAATTTCGCATCATACTTCGCGAGATGCGCGGTTTCACGGGTATTTTTGCATTTGTCGTTGAGGGTTTGGAtcttgttgaaaaaataagtCAGGCGGGTGATTCCGCGGGAAAACCGCAAAGTAACGTTGTGATTGTTAACTGTGGCAAGCTACAGTAG